Proteins encoded together in one Labrus mixtus chromosome 18, fLabMix1.1, whole genome shotgun sequence window:
- the ccdc177 gene encoding coiled-coil domain-containing protein 177 — MVDPSEADEQTKCKGPQLDPPSVVSEDPRLPDQADGTTTEEDGDAGFETPPTGSSEPSPCHTAAPPPGPDPAAHRGAPPQQPQTQTDKDPPPKLHLDLYNFDSPAAEGSRYVLTSPRSLEACARCGVKPVELLSRPLADFAREAPGRSMRVATGLFEVYERDRHAKLRQCREERERIIREEKRRILQAAVNNNGGASSSSVEPQHKAASGSTLSPKSGTVTSSLAPESGASSRSTSSGQTSKTTTALLPKASSSGFSTSPKFANSGSTPPSKTGSTTSKPPSYRAGFSSSEQVKNARPLSSGPPPVVRKSSGGKTSNTFPRSTPKLPAFPRANSTLTSSVSKPAAQGPSRPLNGLTGGPASQHNGHLGLHAKGRGKSHSLESLQRRVDPVCSSTSTITTTTCTSSESGNSSSYSWDGARDHWAKFSSPRARTMATFNSLMGRSLSLGDLSHSLQTTQKVERIVREVKRRGLKAVSERDRKIAALMLARYQEEDIMSQTRYVAHLQWDSERRMDELRREQEDREKQRAVLECQRVWQTQVTTRQRRLSQQERQSVAAKMRQAEESEERWRELSEQQERGRLQRLQQAAREEKHKKALQEQNLKALEEERAAMLEQERLLLKEKLTMAELKRQEKEHQGQEDRRGLNKAEKRRHAALIQEIARREQEEREEARRAAEDKLSRSLENYEQIVERRGQELKEKAKREEKQIQKARQAAERREKQQQLLLEARAKEAEKRAQQATLVAEERAKEKAQRAVASRQEKERLQRVNRQRVEEEEKQRRLELLQSIERKLEKSEQIFKEKRAVLESARSVARASFHVRDKVREETNMRTFDKMALEAQLKASLDEK; from the coding sequence ATGGTTGACCCCTCGGAGGCCGACGAGCAGACTAAGTGTAAAGGCCCGCAGCTCGACCCCCCCTCCGTGGTCTCTGAAGACCCCCGGCTGCCGGATCAGGCGGACGGCACGACGACAGAGGAGGATGGGGACGCCGGTTTTGAGACTCCTCCCACCGGCAGTTCTGAGCCGAGCCCCTGCCACACCGCCGCTCCTCCGCCGGGACCGGACCCCGCCGCTCATCGGGGGGCTCCGCCTCAGCAACCACAGACTCAGACGGACAAAGACCCGCCCCCAAAGCTACACCTGGACCTGTACAACTTCGACTCGCCGGCCGCCGAGGGGAGCCGCTACGTGCTGACGAGCCCGCGCTCTCTGGAGGCGTGCGCTCGCTGCGGGGTCAAACCCGTGGAGCTGCTGTCTCGCCCGCTCGCCGACTTCGCCCGCGAGGCGCCCGGGCGCTCCATGCGCGTGGCGACCGGTCTGTTCGAGGTCTACGAGAGGGACCGGCACGCCAAGCTGAGGCAgtgcagggaggagagagagaggatcatcAGGGAGGAGAAACGCCGGATCCTGCAGGCGGCGGTGAACAACAACGGCGGCGCGTCGTCGTCCTCGGTGGAGCCGCAGCACAAAGCCGCCTCAGGATCCACGCTGTCCCCAAAATCTGGAACGGTGACCTCCAGCTTGGCGCCGGAGTCTGGAGCGTCCTCTAGATCGACCTCATCGGGTCAAACCTCCAAAACGACCACGGCTCTTTTACCTAAAGCGTCCTCCTCCGGTTTCAGTACCTCCCCTAAATTTGCCAATTCAGGATCGACTCCGCCCTCAAAAACGGGTTCAACGACCTCCAAGCCGCCGTCGTATCGAGCTGGTTTTTCATCGTCTGAACAGGTTAAGAATGCTCGCCCTCTCTCGTCCGGCCCGCCGCCTGTCGTCAGGAAGTCCTCAGGCGGTAAAACCTCAAACACATTCCCCAGATCGACGCCCAAACTTCCCGCCTTCCCCCGAGCCAACTCCACGTTAACGTCCTCTGTGTCCAAACCTGCGGCTCAGGGCCCCAGCAGGCCTCTGAACGGCCTGACGGGGGGACCGGCCTCCCAGCACAACGGCCATCTTGGATTACACGCTAAGGGGCGTGGGAAAAGCCACTCGTTGGAGTCCCTGCAGCGGAGGGTCGACCCGGtctgctcctccacctccaccataACCACCACCACGTGCACCTCCTCCGAGTCGGGTAACTCCTCCTCCTACAGCTGGGATGGCGCCCGGGATCACTGGGCCAAGTTCTCCAGTCCCCGTGCTCGCACCATGGCCACGTTCAACTCCCTGATGGGCCGCAGCCTCAGCCTCGGCGACCTCAGCCACTCCCTGCAGACCACCCAGAAGGTGGAGCGCATCGTGAGGGAGGTGAAGCGCCGCGGCCTGAAGGCGGTGTCTGAGCGCGACAGGAAGATCGCCGCCCTGATGCTGGCGAGGTACCAGGAGGAAGACATCATGAGTCAGACCCGCTACGTGGCTCACCTGCAGTGGGACAGCGAGCGCCGGATGGACGAGCTGAGGCGCGAGCAGGAGGACCGGGAGAAGCAGAGGGCGGTGCTGGAGTGTCAGCGGGTGTGGCAGACGCAGGTGACCACGCGCCAACGGAGACTCAGCCAGCAGGAGCGCCAGTCGGTGGCGGCGAAGATGAGGCAGGCGGAGGAGAGCGAGGAGCGCTGGAGGGAGCTCTCGGAGCAGCAGGAGCGAGGGCGcctgcagaggctgcagcaggCGGCGCGCGAGGAGAAGCACAAGAAGGCGCTGCAGGAGCAGAACCTGAAGGCGCTGGAGGAGGAGCGGGCGGCCATGTTGGAACAGGAGCgcctgctgctgaaggagaaacTCACCATGGCCGAGCTGAAGAGGCAGGAGAAGGAGCACCAGGGGCAGGAGGACCGCCGGGGCCTGAACAAGGCCGAGAAGAGACGCCACGCCGCCCTCATCCAGGAGATCGCCCGccgagagcaggaggagagagaggaggcgaggagggcGGCCGAGGACAAGCTGAGCCGCTCGCTGGAGAACTACGAGCAGATCGTGGAGCGGCGAGGccaggagctgaaggagaaggCCAAGCGCGAGGAGAAGCAGATCCAGAAAGCTCGCCAAGCGGCCGAGAGGCgcgagaagcagcagcagcttctcctGGAGGCGCGGGCGAAGGAGGCGGAGAAACGGGCGCAGCAGGCGACCCTGGTGGCGGAGGAGCGGGCGAAAGAGAAGGCGCAGCGGGCGGTGGCGAGCCGGCAGGAGAAGGAGCGTCTCCAGAGGGTGAACAGGCAGcgcgtggaggaggaggagaagcagaggcGCCTGGAGCTGCTGCAGTCCATCGAGAGGAAGCTGGAGAAGAGCGAGCAGATCTTCAAGGAGAAGAGGGCGGTGCTGGAGAGCGCTCGCTCCGTGGCCCGGGCGTCGTTTCACGTACGAGACAAAGTGCGGGAGGAGACGAACATGCGTACTTTTGATAAAATGGCTCTGGAGGCTCAGCTCAAAGCCAGCCTGGACGAGAAATAA